GCGGCACCAGTTTGGTGGCCTCGCCTTCCGGGAATTTTTCCGCCAGCCCGACAAAGCCTTTATCGCCATACAGACGAATAAAACCTTCATCAAGCTGACCGGCTATTCTAACTGGTTGTCCGTTCAATATCGACACCAGTGACTGGCCCTCCAGGCGCTGCTCCGGAAACATGGAAAGGGCCGCATCGGGCGCTACCAGCAAGCCATCCAGGCTCTCGCCCTGTTCACGCATCTGCTCCAGATCCGGTACCTGACGGGCGTCCGCCAAAGTGAACCCGGACGCCATGGTGCGGCGCAATGCCGTCACATGGGCACCACAACCCAGCGCCTCGCCAATATCCTCGACCAGCGAACGAATATAGGTGCCTTTGGTACAACTGACCGCGATGTCCATCTCGTCGTCGCGCAGTTCAACCAGGGACAGCTCATAGATGGTTACCGGCCGGGCAGGACGCTCCACTTCAATACCTTCCCGCGCGTACTCATAGAGCGGACGGCCTTTGTGCTTGAGCGCGGAATACATGGAGGGAACCTGCTGGATATCGCCGCGAAAGCGCTCCAGCACAGGTTCAAGATTCTCGGGCGTGAGGCCGGCGGGTACCGGCTTTTCCTCGACGACAGCGCCTTCACTGTCTCCGGTTTCCGTGCGCACTCCCAACTTTGCCGTGGCGATGTAGGACTTGTCGCTGTCCAGCATCATCTGGGAAAACTTGGTGGCCTCCCCAAAACACAACGGAAGAACACCGGTTGCCAGGGGGTCCAGCGCACCGGTGTGGCCCGCCTTGGCGGCACCAAACAGACGCTTGACCTGCTGCAGGATACCGTTGGAGGTGATATCCATGGGTTTGTCGATCACCAGGATACCGTTGACGTCCCGTCCCTTGCGACGACGGCTCAAACGTCTTTCTCCGGATCGTTCTGGTCACTGTCTTCACCGGAGACGGCGGGCTTGTCGCCCACCGCTTCCCGGATCAGATTGTCCATATGCCGGCTATGGTTAAGCAGTGCATCGAAATGAAACCTGAGCTGCGGGGTTACCCGCAGCTTCATGGCACGGCCGACCTGCCCTTTCAGGAAACCGGCGGCCTTGTTCAGCACCGACAGCGAGTCCTGCACCTGTGGCGAACTCTCGGTCAGTTCTTCAGTGGTCAGCAGCGACACGTAGACGTCTGCATAGCCCAGATCACGGCTCACCTTGACGGCATTGACCGTGACCATACCCACCCGCGGGTCTTTGACTTCCCGCTGGATGAGCTGGGCCAGCTCCCGCTGCATCTGATCGCCGATGCGATCAATACGGCTAAACTCTTTTGGCATTTACGCCCCCGTCGATTCGAGCTTGCGCTCAACCCGGACGCGGTCGAATACTTCGATCTGGTCACCGACCTTCACGTCGTAGCCTTTAACGCCGATACCACACTCCATGCCGTTACGGACTTCCGGTACGTCGTCCTTGAAGCGACGCAGGGATTCCAGCTCGCCTTCAAAGATCACCACGTTGTCCCGCAGAACACGGATGGGCTTGTTACGGTAGACATTACCCTCAATCACCATACAACCGGCCACCTGGCCGAATTTCGGCGAACGGAACACGTCACGCACATCGGCAATACCCACGATATCCTCGCGGAACTCGGGTGCCAGCATGCCGGTCAGGGCGGCCTTCACATCATCAATCAGGTTGTAGATGATGCTGTAGTAGCGCAAATCCAGACCTTCCTGTTCCACCAGACGCTTGGAAGCGGTATCGGCCCGCACATTGAAGCCGAAGATAACCGCGTTGGTTGCCATCGCCAGGCTGACGTCGGTTTCGGCAATACCGCCAACACCGGAGGACACGATCTTCACCTGTACCTCGTCGTTGCCCAGATCCTTGAGCGACTTGGTGATGGCTTCCAGAGAACCGCGAACGTCGGTTTTCAGAACCACGTTGAGGGTCTTGACCTCGTCCTTGCCCATATTCTCGAACAGGTTCTCGAGCTTGGCCGCCTGCTGACGGTGCAGACGCTGCTCCCGTTCACGGGCCTGACGGAATTCCGCCAGCTCTTTGGCCTTCTTCTCGTCAGCCACCGCAAAGAACTCGTCTCCGGCGTTCGGTGTGCCGTTCAGACCGAGGATCTCCACCGGAATGGACGGCCCGGCTTCTTTGACCTGCTTGCCTGCCTCGTCAGTCATCGCGCGGATCTTGCCGAAGAAACCACCGGCAACGACCATCTCGCCCTGGCGCAGGGTACCGTTCTGAACCAGTACCGTCGCTACAGAGCCACGACCGCGTTCCAGGCTGGATTCCACAACCACACCCTTGGCAGGTGCATCAGGAGACGCTTCAAGTTCAAGGATTTCGGCCTGCAGCAGCAATGCCTCAATCAAGTTATCGATGCCTTCACCGGTATGAGCCGACACCGGAATAAACTGAACATCACCGCCGTATTCTTCCGGAATCACTTCAAGACCCGCCAGCTCGCCCTTGATCTTCTCAGGGTCAGCACCTTCCTTGTCTATCTTGTTGATGGCAACAACGATGGGGACGCCAGCAGAGCGGGCATGCTCGACCGCCTCTTTGGTCTGCGGCATTACACCGTCATCGGCTGCCACAACCAGGATGACGATATCGGTGCATTGGGCACCACGGGCACGCATCGCCGTAAAGGCCGCGTGGCCCGGGGTATCCAGGAATGACACCATGCCGTGGTCGGTTTTCACGTGATAGGCGCCGATGTGCTGGGTAATACCACCCGACTCGCCAGACGCTACTTTGGTGCGGCGAATGTAATCCAGCAGTGACGTCTTACCATGGTCAACGTGACCCATCACACTGACGACCGGCGCACGCTTGGTTCTTTCTTTGCCTTCGAAGACAAACTCGCTCAGAACCTCTTCCTCGAACGCATCTTCGCTGACCGTGTTGGGCTTGTGGCCCAGTTCTTCGGTCACCAGTACGGCGGTTTCCTGGTCGAGCGCCTGGTTGATTGTCGCCATTACCCCCATGCCCATCAGTTTCTTGATGACGTCTGCGGACTTGACTGCCATCCGCTGGGCAAGATCACCAACAGTGATCGTTTCAGGAATATCGACTTCTCGTACCATTGGCTTGGTCGGCCTCTCGAAAGCATGACGCTTTTCTTTGGGTTTCTTTTTGGCGCGAAGCGGCTTGCGCAGCGTGGTGTCTTCCTCTTCCTCATTGATAACGAGGGGCTCGTCCACCGGACGGTTGCGCGGACCGCGATGGCCTGCAGACTTCTTCTTCGGCTTGCCTTCTTCCGGCTCGTCGCCACGGCTGCGGGCCTTTTCTTTCTCTTTCTTCTTCTTGGCCTTGCGGTCTTTACCTTCACCTTCTTCAGGTGGCGGTATCGGCATATCTTCCGGCGCCGGAATGGACGGCTCCGGCTCGGCAGCCTTCTTCGACGGCTTCGCCTCGGTTTTTTCCTCTGCCGCAGGTTTTTCTTCGGCTACCGGTGTTTGCGGCTCGGCCGCTTCCTGCTTCGGAGCTTCGTCCTGTGGCGCCTCGGCCGCAACCGGTTTTACCTCTTCTTCCGGCGCTTCCGGAACCGGTGTTTCTTCCGGCTTGGCGGCTTCCGGCTCGACTTCGGCACGCTTGACGTAGGTGCGACGCTTGCGCACCTCTACGTTCACTGTCTTGGCACGACCCGCTTTCAGCGTGGTGGTCGTTTTGCGCTTGAGAGTGATCTTTTTCGGCTCAGCCTCACTCTCTCCGTGGTTCTTTCTCAGATAAGTCAGCAACTGTTGCTTTTCATCACTTGTGACAGAATCTGCCTCGGAGCGGGCTTTCAGGCCAGCCTCCACGATCTGTCGCAGCAAACGATCCACGGGAGCGTCTATATCTGCGGCCAGTTGTTTTACCGTTACATCAGCCATACTGGTCCTCCTCCCGATTAGGCCTGGTCTTCAAACCAGGGTGCGCGCGCCGTCATAATCAGCTGTCCGGCGCGTTCTTCTTCCATACCTTCAATGTCCATCAGATCATCCACCGACTGCTCGGCGAGATCTTCCATGGTACGAACTCCCATCCCGGCAAGCTTGAATGCCAGGCCACGCTCCATGCCGTCCATTGCCAGAAGATCTTCGGCTGGCTCGGCACCCTCAAGCGCCTCTTCGCTGGCCAGGGCCTGGTTCAACAGGGCATCCTTGGCGCGGCGGCGCAGTTCGGTCACGGTCTCTTCGTCAAAGCCTTCGATTGCGAGCATCTCATCCATGGGGATGTACGCCACCTCCTCAATGGAAGTGAAGCCTTCCTCGATCAGAACGCCGGCGAATTCCTCGTCCACGTCCAGATTGCCGGTGAAATGCTCCAGCAATGAATTGTATTCCTGCTCCTGACGCTCACCGGCTTCTTCCTCGGTCATCACGTTCAGGGTCCAGCCAGTCAGCTCTGTTGCCAGACGCACGTTCTGGCCGTTGCGGCCGATAGCCTGGGCCAGATTATCCTCGGCAACCGCCACTTCCATGGTGTGACGGTCTTCGTCCATCACGATGGACGCCACTTCGGCAGGTGCCATGGCGTTGATGACCAGCTGGGCGGGATTGTCGTCCCACAGCACGATGTCAACACGCTCACCGCCGAGTTCGTTGGATACTGCCTGAACCCGTGAACCGCGCATACCCACACAGGCACCCACTGGATCAATCCGGCGATCGTTGGTCTTGACCGCAATCTTTGCGCGGGAGCCCGGGTCACGGGCAGCGCCACGGATCTCGATCAGCTCCTCGGCAATTTCTGGAACCTCGATGCGGAACAGCTCGATCAGCATCTGCGAGTCGGTACGGCTGAGGATCAACTGTGGGCCACGATGATCCGTGCGAATTTCCTGCAGCAGGGAGCGAACCCGGTCGCCCATGCGGAAGGTTTCCCGCGGGATCAGGTGTTCACGGGGCAGCAGCGCTTCGGCATTGGCACCCAGATCCACGATGACGTTATCCCGTGTCACTTTCTTTACGGTACCGGATACCAGCTCGCCAACCCGGTCACGATAGCTGTCGACAATCTTGGTGCGCTCAGCCTCGCGGACCTTCTGAAAAATAATCTGCTTGGCAGCCTGGGCGCCAATGCGCCCGAACGACACGGATTCGACCTTTTCCTCATACATGTCACCCGGCTTCAGAGCGGGATCGATCTCTTCCGCTTCCTGCAGCGTCAACTCGGTACCCAGAGCCGGAACCGCGTCGTTATCAACCACCAGCCAGCGACGGAACGTCTCGTATTCGCCGGTACGACGATCAATCGACACGCGGATATCCGCTTCCTCGTCGTCGTAGCGTTTTTTGGCAGCGGTGGCTAGTGCCAGCTCAATGGCTTCAAAGATGACATCCTTCTCGACTCCCTTCTCGTTCGAGACGGATTCAACCACCAGCAAAATCTCTTTACTCATCGGATTGCCCTGCCCTTAAATGTATACATTGCGTCTTCTGACTTGTTCGAAATGCGTCTGCGACCCTATTCAAAAACGGGAACTATGTTGGCTTTTTCAATGCTGTCGAATGGAAGCAGATACTCGTGGTCATCCACCAACAGAACAACATCGTCACCTTCGATTCCCTTGATCAGGCCCTGAAACTTGCGACGCCCCTCAAAGGCCATTCTCAGCCTGAGCTGAACCTGGTGACCAGCAAATGCCTCGTACTGATCAAGACGAAACAGCGGACGATCCATGCCCGGTGACGACACCTCAAGGGTGTACTCGGTCTGGATCGGATCTTCGACATCCATCACACCACTGGCCTGACGACTGACGGATTCGCAGTCCTCGATGCCTATGCCGTTTTCGGCATGGTCGATAAACAGTCTCAATAATGAATGTTGCCCCTGGGAGCGATATTCAATGCCCCAGAATTCGTACCCGAGCCCTTCCACGACCGGCCTGAGCATTTCTTCCAGCTGTTTCAACTTTGCTGACAAGGCTTTGACGTCTCCGCTGCGTATTTTCGAAACTTTTTTGAAACCCAAAAACAAAAAAAGGGCTGTTTATCAGCCCTTTTTATGCACCAGGACCTGATGCGCCAGGCCCCTTAATCAAAAAGCCCCATAAAACCGGGGCTCTTTGTTGCAAGAACTCGCAGAAGACAAACCCTCAAACAACGTCTTCTGCTGACAGACACCTGGCCTGTCAGAAATGGGGCGCAAACAACTGCGTCTAACCCACTCCAATAATCGGCGGAGTATAGAGATGACCGCCTTTCTGGTCAAGGACTGACCACAGAAAAACGGCCTGGAAGATCCAGGCCGCTTTCTTCAAAACTTACTTCAAAAATGGTGCCCGGGGCCGGACTCGAACCGGCACGGCTTTCGCCACTACCCCCTCAAGATAGCGTGTCTACCAGTTCCACCACCCGGGCAGCAACCTTACTCAAGGTCGGGGAGCGCATTGCCTTCCCCGCCCTCGGACTCACTCTCGCCTTCCGCTCCGGCGTCTGCCGGGGCCGACTCTTGCGCTGCCGGCTGCTGCACCTGAGGAATGCCGGCTTCACCAGCTACCTCGGCACGCTGCTTGGCGAAAAGCGCGAGCGAAAAACTTGTTACAAAAAACACAATGGCCAGCAGCGTTGTGGCGCGGGTCAGAAAACTGCCACTGCCCTGGCTGCCAAACACAGTTTGAGAGGCGCCGCCACCAAATGCCGCGCCAGCGTCCGCACCTTTACCCTGCTGGATCAGAACAAGACCCACCAGTGCAACGGCGATCACTACGTGTACTACGACAACCAGTGTTTCTACCCAATCCATAACGACTCTCGAATCATTCTTGATATCTTCAAGGCTTCAGTACCCGCCCGGCACCGCCCGGCAAATACTCATAAATTCATCTGCTTTCAACGACGCACCGCCAATCAGACCACCGTCGATATCGGGCTGTGCAAACAGAGCGGGCGCATTATCCGCTTTTACACTGCCGCCGTAAAGTATCGATACGTTATCCGCGGGCGCACCTATCGATTTCAGCTCCCGCCTGATGGCAACGTGCATGGCCTGAGCATCCTCTGCGGTCGCTGTCTTGCCCGTGCCAATGGCCCATACTGGCTCATAAGCGACCACGACATTTGGCCACTGATCGTCAGACACATTCGCCAGCCCGGCTCTGACCTGCGCCGAGACTACCCGCTCGGCGGTGCCGGCATCCCTTTGCTCCAGGGTTTCGCCAACACAGAGAATAACGGTCAACCCGGCATTCACAGCCTGCTCCACCTTCGCGGCAATCTGCTCGTCTGTCTCTGCGAACAGCTGACGGCGCTCGGAATGGCCAACCAGGGTATAGGCACAGCCGATATCGATCGCCATGGCGGCAGAGATTTCACCGGTGTAAGCACCGGACTCCCAGCAGGCAATATTCTGGACACCGACCCCGAAACCGGCGCTGGAGGATTCAACCACTCCCGGCACGTAAAGCGCAGGCGGAATAATAACAAGCCCGACACCGTTTTCAAGCGAGGCCATCTCTGACCCGATCCGGGACGTCAGCTGCTGAACCAGCGCCTTGGACCCGTTCATTTTCCAGTTTCCAGCTACGATCTTCTGGCGCATACCGACCTCTGCAACTGTCCTGCGCTAACAGGGAATCAGGGGGAGCCCAAAGGATGGCGAACTATACAGCAGACACCTGATGCAGACAACTGCGGCGCCTTCACCTCAGGCCCTGGAATTTTCCACAACAATGGCAAGGGCTTCAGCCACTTGCGTAATTTCTGACTCGTCCTGGCCTTCCGCCATCACCCGGATCAGCGGCTCGGTACCGGATGCCCTCAAAAGTATCCGGCCACTGCCACCGAGTTTCTCCTCGGCTTTGCGAATCGCCAACTGGATATCGCTGCGCTGAAGCGGATCAAAGCGGGTATCCACCCGCACATTGATCATTTTCTGTGGCAGTTTGCTCATGCCAGCGCGCACATCTGAAAGGGACTTGCCAGCGCGGTCAAGTGCCAGCAAAACCTGTAGCGCAGAGACAATGCCGTCACCGGTGCTGGTGCAATCGCGAATCACCATATGACCGGAACCTTCGCCGCCTACCAGCCAGTTGCGCTGGACCAGCTGCTCCATGACATAGCGATCGCCCACTTTGGCACGCTCGAACTCGATACCCTGCTCAAGCAGCGCCAACTCAACCCCCAGGTTGGTCATCAGTGTTCCCACCACGCCACCGTTCAGCGTGCCCGCCGCATGGCGCTGTGACGCGATGATATACAGCAGCTCGTCGCCATCCACTTCCGAACCGTCGCGGTCCACCATCAGCACCCGGTCGCCGTCGCCGTCGAAAGCAATGCCCATGTCGGCGCCTTTTGCCACCACCGCCTTGCTCAGGGACTCCATATGGGTGGAGCCGACATTGAGATTGATATTCAGCCCGTCCGGATCGGACCCCACCAGGGAGATGCGGGCGCCAAGTTCACGGAACACCTTGGGAGCTACATGGTAAGTGGCGCCATGGGCACAATCGAGCACCAGGTGCAGTCCTTCCAGTGAAAACGAATTAGGGACGGTGCTTTTGCAGAACTCAACGTAACGCCCGGGCGCATCGTCGATTCGTGATGCCTTACCCAGCTCCTCGGCATCGCAAACCTCCATTGGCTGATCCAGCCAGCGCTCGATCTCCAGCTCCAGCGCATCGTCAAGCTTGGTACCTTCCGGCGAGAAAAACTTGATGCCATTGTCTTCGTGGGGATTGTGCGACGCACTAATGACAATACCGGCCGAGGCCCGGAAAGTTCGCGTCAGGTAGGCGATGGCCGGCGTCGGCATCGGGCCGAGCAGCTTCACGTCTACGCCCGCGGCCGACAGCCCCGACTCCAGCGCCGACTCAAACATATACCCCGACAACCGTGTGTCCTTTCCGATCAGCACACTGTTGCGCTGACCGTCACGTTTGAACGCCTGCCCGGCGGCCCACCCCAGACGTAGCATAAATTCCGGCGTGATCGGATATGTCCCGACCCGTCCACGAATTCCGTCTGTACCAAAATATTTCTTGTCGCTCATCGACCGGCCTCCTCCATTGCCGCAACCACTTTCACGGCATCAACCGTTTCCCTGACATCATGGGCACGAACAATCGATACCCCTTTTAATGCTGCTATTGTCGCGGCTGCGACGCTTGCGGACAAGCGCTCACCGACATCGCGTCCGGTCACGTGACCCAGCATGCTTTTTCTGGACATCCCGGCCAGTATCGGGTGGCCCAGCTGCTTGAGCTGTTCCAGTGCGCTCAACAGCTGAAAATTGTGCTGAACCGTCTTACCAAACCCGAACCCCGGATCCAGTATGATCCGGTCTGACCGGACACCCGCCGCCTCTACAACCCGCAGACGCTCAGTCAGAAAGGACGAAACATCCTGCAGGACGTTGCGGTAACTGGGATTATCCTGCATGTGTTCCGGCTCGCCCTGGATGTGCATGATACACACCGGCACATCCGTGCGGCCCATCTCTTCCGGCGCACCAGGGCGCTGCAGCGCCCGCACGTCATTGATCAGCCCGGCACCAAGGGCGACGGCTTCTCTCATGACTTCCGGCGCGCTGGTATCCACCGACACAACGACATCCAGTTCCCGGGCGATAGCCTCTACCACCGGACACACCCGGTCCAGCTCTTCCTGCAGGGGCACCGGTGTAGCGCCAGGCCGGGTTGACTCGCCCCCGACATCAATAAACGCGGCGCCATCGGCCACGATTTCCCTGGCCCGGGCCAATGCGGAATCGATCTGGTTAAACCGGCCGCCATCGGAAAACGAATCCGGTGTTACGTTCAGCACGCCCATCACATGGCAGGCGGCCATATCCAGGGTTCTACCGGCAAAATTCATGCGCATCTTATTGTCCGTCTGATACAAAAAGAAACGCTGCCCCGGGAGGGACGGCGTAGTTTCTACAAGCTTCCGGGCGCGGCCTTTTAAAGGTCACCGCGCCACTCATCAGCGCTCGATCAGTGCTCGCCAGCCGGGCGGCCGATGTCAGGCTGACGCCCGTCGTCCGAGCTTTTCGGAGCCGATTCCTGCTCCGGCTGATCAGAGGTCACACCACCTGACGGACCATTGTCACCCCAGCCTTTCGGCGGTCTCGGGACACGACCTTCCATGATGTCATCAATCTGGTGACGGTCGATGGTTTCGTACTTCATCAGGGCCTCGGCCATCATATCGAGCTTGTCGCGGTTATCGATCAACAGCTGTTTGGCTTTCTCATAGCAGCTGTCGATGATGTCCCGAATTTCCTCATCGATCAGCTGGGCCGTTTCCGGTGAGTGAGTCGGCGCTTGCGGAGCACCAAAATACCCACCCTGTTCTTCGTTGTCGTACTGCAACGGCCCCAGCTTTTCGGACAGGCCCCACTTGGTCACCATGTTACGGGCCAGGCTGGTGGCCCTTTCGATGTCGTTGGAGGCACCGGTGGTCACGCCGTCAACGCCAAGGGTCAGTTCTTCAGCGATACGGCCACCGAACAGACTGCAGATCGAGCTGATCAGGAAGCGCTTGCTATGACTATACTTGTCCTCTTCAGGGAGGAACATAGTGACACCCAGCGCACGCCCCCTGGGAATGATGCTGACCTTATAGACAGGATCATGTTCTGGGACCAGACGGCCCACGATCGCGTGGCCGGACTCATGATAAGCGGTGTTGCGCTTCTCTTTTTCGCTCATGACCATGGACTTGCGCTCGGCGCCCATCATGATCTTGTCTTTGGCGAGCTCAAACTCTTCCATGGAGACCAGGCGCTGGTTACGACGGGCCGCAAACAGGGCAGCCTCGTTTACCAGGTTTGCCAGATCGGCGCCGGAGAAGCCGGGCGTACCGCGGGCAATCAGCTTTGGCTCAACGCCATCGGCCAGCGGCACTTTCTTCATGTGTACTTTCAGAATCTGCTCACGGCCGATGATGTCCGGCAGACCAACGACAACCTGACGGTCGAAACGGCCAGGGCGCAGCAGCGCAGGGTCAAGAACATCCGGGCGGTTGGTGGCCGCGATGACGATAACGCCCTCGTTGCCTTC
This DNA window, taken from Marinobacter halotolerans, encodes the following:
- the truB gene encoding tRNA pseudouridine(55) synthase TruB, giving the protein MSRRRKGRDVNGILVIDKPMDITSNGILQQVKRLFGAAKAGHTGALDPLATGVLPLCFGEATKFSQMMLDSDKSYIATAKLGVRTETGDSEGAVVEEKPVPAGLTPENLEPVLERFRGDIQQVPSMYSALKHKGRPLYEYAREGIEVERPARPVTIYELSLVELRDDEMDIAVSCTKGTYIRSLVEDIGEALGCGAHVTALRRTMASGFTLADARQVPDLEQMREQGESLDGLLVAPDAALSMFPEQRLEGQSLVSILNGQPVRIAGQLDEGFIRLYGDKGFVGLAEKFPEGEATKLVPRRLVKSG
- the rbfA gene encoding 30S ribosome-binding factor RbfA, with the protein product MPKEFSRIDRIGDQMQRELAQLIQREVKDPRVGMVTVNAVKVSRDLGYADVYVSLLTTEELTESSPQVQDSLSVLNKAAGFLKGQVGRAMKLRVTPQLRFHFDALLNHSRHMDNLIREAVGDKPAVSGEDSDQNDPEKDV
- the infB gene encoding translation initiation factor IF-2, with amino-acid sequence MADVTVKQLAADIDAPVDRLLRQIVEAGLKARSEADSVTSDEKQQLLTYLRKNHGESEAEPKKITLKRKTTTTLKAGRAKTVNVEVRKRRTYVKRAEVEPEAAKPEETPVPEAPEEEVKPVAAEAPQDEAPKQEAAEPQTPVAEEKPAAEEKTEAKPSKKAAEPEPSIPAPEDMPIPPPEEGEGKDRKAKKKKEKEKARSRGDEPEEGKPKKKSAGHRGPRNRPVDEPLVINEEEEDTTLRKPLRAKKKPKEKRHAFERPTKPMVREVDIPETITVGDLAQRMAVKSADVIKKLMGMGVMATINQALDQETAVLVTEELGHKPNTVSEDAFEEEVLSEFVFEGKERTKRAPVVSVMGHVDHGKTSLLDYIRRTKVASGESGGITQHIGAYHVKTDHGMVSFLDTPGHAAFTAMRARGAQCTDIVILVVAADDGVMPQTKEAVEHARSAGVPIVVAINKIDKEGADPEKIKGELAGLEVIPEEYGGDVQFIPVSAHTGEGIDNLIEALLLQAEILELEASPDAPAKGVVVESSLERGRGSVATVLVQNGTLRQGEMVVAGGFFGKIRAMTDEAGKQVKEAGPSIPVEILGLNGTPNAGDEFFAVADEKKAKELAEFRQAREREQRLHRQQAAKLENLFENMGKDEVKTLNVVLKTDVRGSLEAITKSLKDLGNDEVQVKIVSSGVGGIAETDVSLAMATNAVIFGFNVRADTASKRLVEQEGLDLRYYSIIYNLIDDVKAALTGMLAPEFREDIVGIADVRDVFRSPKFGQVAGCMVIEGNVYRNKPIRVLRDNVVIFEGELESLRRFKDDVPEVRNGMECGIGVKGYDVKVGDQIEVFDRVRVERKLESTGA
- the nusA gene encoding transcription termination factor NusA yields the protein MSKEILLVVESVSNEKGVEKDVIFEAIELALATAAKKRYDDEEADIRVSIDRRTGEYETFRRWLVVDNDAVPALGTELTLQEAEEIDPALKPGDMYEEKVESVSFGRIGAQAAKQIIFQKVREAERTKIVDSYRDRVGELVSGTVKKVTRDNVIVDLGANAEALLPREHLIPRETFRMGDRVRSLLQEIRTDHRGPQLILSRTDSQMLIELFRIEVPEIAEELIEIRGAARDPGSRAKIAVKTNDRRIDPVGACVGMRGSRVQAVSNELGGERVDIVLWDDNPAQLVINAMAPAEVASIVMDEDRHTMEVAVAEDNLAQAIGRNGQNVRLATELTGWTLNVMTEEEAGERQEQEYNSLLEHFTGNLDVDEEFAGVLIEEGFTSIEEVAYIPMDEMLAIEGFDEETVTELRRRAKDALLNQALASEEALEGAEPAEDLLAMDGMERGLAFKLAGMGVRTMEDLAEQSVDDLMDIEGMEEERAGQLIMTARAPWFEDQA
- the rimP gene encoding ribosome maturation factor RimP — its product is MSAKLKQLEEMLRPVVEGLGYEFWGIEYRSQGQHSLLRLFIDHAENGIGIEDCESVSRQASGVMDVEDPIQTEYTLEVSSPGMDRPLFRLDQYEAFAGHQVQLRLRMAFEGRRKFQGLIKGIEGDDVVLLVDDHEYLLPFDSIEKANIVPVFE
- the secG gene encoding preprotein translocase subunit SecG, whose translation is MDWVETLVVVVHVVIAVALVGLVLIQQGKGADAGAAFGGGASQTVFGSQGSGSFLTRATTLLAIVFFVTSFSLALFAKQRAEVAGEAGIPQVQQPAAQESAPADAGAEGESESEGGEGNALPDLE
- the tpiA gene encoding triose-phosphate isomerase, whose amino-acid sequence is MRQKIVAGNWKMNGSKALVQQLTSRIGSEMASLENGVGLVIIPPALYVPGVVESSSAGFGVGVQNIACWESGAYTGEISAAMAIDIGCAYTLVGHSERRQLFAETDEQIAAKVEQAVNAGLTVILCVGETLEQRDAGTAERVVSAQVRAGLANVSDDQWPNVVVAYEPVWAIGTGKTATAEDAQAMHVAIRRELKSIGAPADNVSILYGGSVKADNAPALFAQPDIDGGLIGGASLKADEFMSICRAVPGGY
- the glmM gene encoding phosphoglucosamine mutase, whose amino-acid sequence is MSDKKYFGTDGIRGRVGTYPITPEFMLRLGWAAGQAFKRDGQRNSVLIGKDTRLSGYMFESALESGLSAAGVDVKLLGPMPTPAIAYLTRTFRASAGIVISASHNPHEDNGIKFFSPEGTKLDDALELEIERWLDQPMEVCDAEELGKASRIDDAPGRYVEFCKSTVPNSFSLEGLHLVLDCAHGATYHVAPKVFRELGARISLVGSDPDGLNINLNVGSTHMESLSKAVVAKGADMGIAFDGDGDRVLMVDRDGSEVDGDELLYIIASQRHAAGTLNGGVVGTLMTNLGVELALLEQGIEFERAKVGDRYVMEQLVQRNWLVGGEGSGHMVIRDCTSTGDGIVSALQVLLALDRAGKSLSDVRAGMSKLPQKMINVRVDTRFDPLQRSDIQLAIRKAEEKLGGSGRILLRASGTEPLIRVMAEGQDESEITQVAEALAIVVENSRA
- the folP gene encoding dihydropteroate synthase codes for the protein MRMNFAGRTLDMAACHVMGVLNVTPDSFSDGGRFNQIDSALARAREIVADGAAFIDVGGESTRPGATPVPLQEELDRVCPVVEAIARELDVVVSVDTSAPEVMREAVALGAGLINDVRALQRPGAPEEMGRTDVPVCIMHIQGEPEHMQDNPSYRNVLQDVSSFLTERLRVVEAAGVRSDRIILDPGFGFGKTVQHNFQLLSALEQLKQLGHPILAGMSRKSMLGHVTGRDVGERLSASVAAATIAALKGVSIVRAHDVRETVDAVKVVAAMEEAGR
- the ftsH gene encoding ATP-dependent zinc metalloprotease FtsH; protein product: MNDMAKNLVLWLIIAAVLLMVFQNFTPTTNAQQVNYSQFVQMVQDGQVSRVTIDGLEIQGTRGDGSQFQTVRPQVSDNKLMDDLLANNVEVIGKEPERQSLWTQLLVAAFPILIIIALFVFFMRQMQGGGGGKGPMSFGKSKAKLMSEDQIKTTFGDVAGVDEAKEDVKELVDFLRDPSKFQRLGGSIPKGVLMVGQPGTGKTLLAKAIAGEAKVPFFSISGSDFVEMFVGVGASRVRDMFEQAKKQSPCIIFIDEIDAVGGRRGNGMGGGHDEREQTLNALLVEMDGFEGNEGVIVIAATNRPDVLDPALLRPGRFDRQVVVGLPDIIGREQILKVHMKKVPLADGVEPKLIARGTPGFSGADLANLVNEAALFAARRNQRLVSMEEFELAKDKIMMGAERKSMVMSEKEKRNTAYHESGHAIVGRLVPEHDPVYKVSIIPRGRALGVTMFLPEEDKYSHSKRFLISSICSLFGGRIAEELTLGVDGVTTGASNDIERATSLARNMVTKWGLSEKLGPLQYDNEEQGGYFGAPQAPTHSPETAQLIDEEIRDIIDSCYEKAKQLLIDNRDKLDMMAEALMKYETIDRHQIDDIMEGRVPRPPKGWGDNGPSGGVTSDQPEQESAPKSSDDGRQPDIGRPAGEH